A region of the Streptomyces durocortorensis genome:
GGGCGCAGGCCTGCATGGAACCGCCGCGCCAGACACCGCACTCGACGACGGCGCCGGGGATGTCGTGGCGGGCGATGTGCCGGGTGGCGAGGATGAAGGCGTTGAGCCGCTCCGGCGAGGTCATCGAGTAGGGCTTGACCGCCCGGATGATGTCCTTGGCCTCGTCGTCGTAGTCCTCCGGGAACGCGAGGTCCGGCTTCTTCGCCTTGGGCTTCGGCTTCGGCTTCGGGTCCGGGTCCGGGGCCGGGGCCGGGAGGGGGTCGGCCGGGGCCGGGGCGGGGTCGGCCGGGGCCGTACGGGCGGCGGGCACTGTGACGCGCCTGAGCTGATATCCGGTGAGCTGCTGAAGGACGCCGTTGACGGCGTTGCGCCAAGCCATGCCCCGGGACAGTACGCGCGGTTTGCGCGACATGTCATTTTTCGTCAACCTGCCATTGATCCCTGCTCCGGCACCTGTTCGGCTGCGGGGGCCTGTTCGGGGACGGGCGCGGCCTCCTGGGTTCCGGCGGTTACGGGGGCGGCCCCGGTCCTGCCGCAGCGCTCGCGGCCGTCCAGCGGGCGGGGCAGCGGGACGCCGTCCACGCCGCCGACCCGGTTCGCCCACCAGACCGCCAGCTCCCGCACGGCGAACATCGTCAGCCGGGGGTAGCGCTGCGGCTTGCGGAAGACACCGACGGAGTCGCCCCAGTAGGCGGCCTTCCTGTCGATGGCCCGGTAGTCGTGCCAGATGCCTTTGTGCGGCGGGAAGTCGGTGTAGGCCTCGCGCAGTTCGAGCCGGGAGTGAGCGGCAAGCGCGCGGAACCCGTCGGGGTAGTAGCGCCAGCAGTCCTGCGCGTCGTGGACGTGGCCGCGCGAGGGGGCGGTGATGAACGCGTGACCGCCCGGCTTCAGAACCCGGGCGATCTCCAGCATCGACGTCCAGAAGAACGGGATGTGCTCGAACGCCTGCCCGGAGAGCACGACATCGGCACTGCTGGACGGGGCGGGGATGCGGTACGGCTTCTTCATCACGGCGTCCACGTTGGGCCCGGCCTGCACGTCGACCCCGAAGTAGTCGATGGAGTGCCCGGCCAGCAGCGCCCGGTGGGTGCGGGTCTGCTTGCCGGAGATGCGGGAGCCGAGGTCGACGACGCGGTAGGTGCCGGACGCGGGCCCTCCGGCAACCCCTCCGGCAGGCCCTTCGACGGGCAGGTACTCCTTGATGCAGAGTTCCATCTGCTCGTAGGCGGACCGGTGCATGGGCGTCTCCC
Encoded here:
- a CDS encoding methyltransferase domain-containing protein encodes the protein MHRSAYEQMELCIKEYLPVEGPAGGVAGGPASGTYRVVDLGSRISGKQTRTHRALLAGHSIDYFGVDVQAGPNVDAVMKKPYRIPAPSSSADVVLSGQAFEHIPFFWTSMLEIARVLKPGGHAFITAPSRGHVHDAQDCWRYYPDGFRALAAHSRLELREAYTDFPPHKGIWHDYRAIDRKAAYWGDSVGVFRKPQRYPRLTMFAVRELAVWWANRVGGVDGVPLPRPLDGRERCGRTGAAPVTAGTQEAAPVPEQAPAAEQVPEQGSMAG